In Candidatus Desulfofervidus auxilii, one genomic interval encodes:
- the thrC gene encoding threonine synthase has product MNLHNFPSEIRPFLLPKPQGNLVYQCLECGTEYPIEEFLYTCPKCQNIFMLPDKEFERLKEIDGKIWRQIFNYRKMLNIPALKGIFLFHEFIAPIIPLEDIVYLGEGHTSIVKANQYLQELVGCRFYFKNDGQNPSASFKDRGMACALSYVNYLIHTKGLKEVLAICASTGDTSASAALYASYLRGKVKSAVLLPQGKVTAQQMAQPLGHGAYVFEIPGVFDDCMKVVETLADNYHVVLLNSKNPWRIKGQQSYSYEIAQWFDYDLKNKVIIVPIGNAGNITAIINGFLNFYKVGIIETLPKIIGVQSIHANPVYRYYLEPDPKKRVWQPVKVKPSCAQAAMIGNPVSMPRVISSVEEYNKLAGKKQVFVVEVTEQAIMDWMLIANRNGHFACTQGGESLAGLVQALKEGIVNSEEEVILDSTAHMLKFISFQQMYFEDKFPPEYEVSPREELKNTPQLVRPSDITYFPDEKILGPEEFKEFITKTARTIADWLNLKKK; this is encoded by the coding sequence ATGAATTTGCATAATTTTCCTTCAGAAATAAGGCCGTTTTTATTGCCTAAGCCTCAAGGTAATTTGGTTTATCAATGCCTTGAGTGTGGAACAGAGTATCCTATTGAAGAGTTTCTTTATACCTGCCCCAAGTGTCAAAATATCTTTATGTTACCTGATAAGGAGTTTGAGCGTTTAAAAGAGATAGATGGGAAAATTTGGCGTCAAATTTTTAATTATCGTAAGATGCTCAATATACCTGCCTTAAAAGGCATTTTTTTGTTTCATGAATTTATTGCCCCTATTATTCCCTTAGAAGATATCGTTTATCTGGGAGAAGGACACACCTCTATTGTAAAGGCAAACCAATATCTCCAGGAACTAGTAGGTTGCCGTTTTTACTTTAAAAACGATGGACAAAACCCCAGTGCTTCTTTTAAAGATAGGGGTATGGCCTGTGCCCTAAGTTATGTGAATTATTTGATACATACTAAAGGATTAAAAGAAGTCTTGGCCATTTGTGCCTCTACTGGAGATACCTCAGCCTCAGCAGCCCTTTATGCCTCCTATTTGCGGGGTAAGGTAAAATCGGCTGTGTTGTTACCTCAAGGTAAGGTTACTGCTCAACAGATGGCCCAACCACTAGGACATGGGGCCTATGTATTTGAAATTCCAGGTGTATTTGATGATTGTATGAAGGTGGTAGAAACATTGGCAGACAACTATCATGTGGTTCTTCTCAATTCCAAAAATCCCTGGCGTATCAAAGGACAGCAATCTTATTCTTATGAAATTGCCCAGTGGTTTGATTATGACCTGAAAAACAAGGTAATAATAGTGCCCATTGGAAATGCTGGTAATATAACTGCTATCATCAATGGTTTTCTCAATTTTTATAAGGTGGGCATTATAGAAACATTACCCAAAATTATTGGTGTCCAATCAATTCATGCCAATCCTGTTTATCGTTATTATCTTGAACCTGATCCTAAAAAGAGGGTTTGGCAACCAGTAAAGGTCAAACCCAGTTGTGCCCAAGCGGCCATGATTGGTAATCCTGTTTCTATGCCACGAGTAATAAGTTCAGTAGAAGAATACAACAAATTGGCAGGTAAAAAACAGGTATTTGTGGTTGAAGTTACAGAACAAGCTATCATGGACTGGATGCTTATTGCTAACAGAAATGGTCATTTTGCCTGCACTCAAGGAGGAGAATCCCTGGCAGGTCTGGTGCAGGCACTAAAAGAAGGTATAGTAAATTCAGAAGAAGAGGTTATATTAGACTCCACCGCTCACATGCTCAAGTTTATTAGCTTTCAACAGATGTATTTTGAAGACAAATTTCCCCCTGAATATGAAGTGAGCCCCAGAGAAGAACTAAAAAATACCCCTCAATTAGTAAGACCAAGTGATATCACTTACTTTCCTGATGAGAAAATTTTAGGGCCAGAAGAATTTAAAGAATTTATTACCAAAACAGCAAGGACTATTGCTGATTGGCTCAACTTAAAGAAAAAATAA
- the kdsA gene encoding 3-deoxy-8-phosphooctulonate synthase produces MSRIVKIGNVEIGGKSPLVLISGPCVIEGEEITYQTALFLKELTQRLNIPFIFKSSYDKANRTSKDSYRGPGLKEGLRILKSIKEALKIPVISDVHCVQEVELAAQVLDIIQIPAFLCRQTDLIYAVADTGLPVNVKKGQFLAPWDVEYIIEKITSRGNENILVTERGSCFGYNNLVVDFRSLVIMRQFGYPVVFDATHSVQLPGGKGRTSGGQREFVPYLARAAVAIGIDALFMEVHKVPEEALCDGPNAWPLEKLEELLRIILNIEKVIRDV; encoded by the coding sequence ATGTCTAGGATAGTAAAGATAGGAAACGTTGAAATTGGTGGAAAATCTCCTCTGGTCTTAATTTCTGGACCATGTGTGATTGAAGGGGAAGAAATCACTTATCAAACCGCCCTTTTTTTGAAGGAATTGACACAACGGCTCAATATTCCCTTTATTTTTAAAAGTTCTTATGATAAGGCTAATCGCACTTCTAAAGACTCTTATAGAGGCCCTGGGTTAAAGGAAGGCCTGCGGATTTTAAAATCTATAAAAGAAGCATTAAAAATACCTGTAATTTCTGATGTACATTGCGTTCAAGAAGTAGAACTAGCGGCACAGGTGCTAGACATAATTCAAATTCCGGCCTTTTTATGTCGGCAAACGGATTTGATATATGCGGTGGCTGATACAGGATTACCTGTAAATGTTAAAAAAGGGCAATTTCTTGCTCCTTGGGATGTGGAATATATCATTGAAAAAATTACTTCTCGGGGTAATGAGAATATTTTAGTTACTGAAAGGGGCAGTTGTTTTGGATACAATAATTTAGTAGTAGATTTCCGTTCTCTGGTGATTATGCGGCAATTTGGTTATCCCGTAGTTTTTGATGCCACCCATAGTGTCCAACTGCCTGGTGGTAAAGGAAGGACTTCTGGAGGGCAAAGGGAATTTGTTCCCTATTTGGCAAGAGCGGCAGTAGCCATTGGCATAGATGCCCTGTTTATGGAGGTTCATAAAGTGCCTGAGGAAGCATTATGTGATGGCCCTAATGCCTGGCCATTAGAGAAGTTAGAAGAATTATTGCGAATTATCTTAAATATAGAAAAGGTTATAAGGGATGTATAA
- the amrS gene encoding AmmeMemoRadiSam system radical SAM enzyme: MLYSRRAFLKQTVCIFASFGFSFIPSWAGSINLKQGLIKTKRSPYFKKLNNKSIMCTLCPKHCVVADGQRGYCEVRENREGIYYSLVYGNPCAVHIDPIEKKPFFHVLPGSGVFSIATAGCNLDCKFCQNWEISQAKPEETLNYDLPPSKVVALAKEYNCSAIASTYVEPTIFYEYMYDIGRITAKENILNTCHSNGYINPEPLKALCKYLDAACIDLKAFSEKFYQQETEGNLAPVLNTLKILKEQGVHIEIVNLVIPTKNDNMKIIREMVEWIKETLGSYIPLHFSRFYPRYKLKNLPPTPVQTLEQARDLALKAGLKYVYIGNVPGHPGENTYCPHCHKLIVRRLGYYIEAIYIKKGRCGYCGFPIYGVWSTKNSNTKANRFNTASKIKVAGIPKRGKNTRLVKMAPKAEPNKSVL; this comes from the coding sequence ATGCTTTACTCACGTAGAGCGTTTTTAAAGCAAACTGTATGTATTTTTGCTTCTTTTGGTTTCTCTTTTATACCAAGTTGGGCAGGAAGCATAAATCTTAAACAAGGTCTTATTAAAACCAAACGCTCTCCCTATTTTAAAAAACTCAATAATAAAAGCATTATGTGCACCCTATGCCCTAAACACTGTGTGGTAGCTGATGGACAAAGGGGCTATTGTGAGGTAAGAGAAAATAGAGAGGGTATTTATTATAGTTTGGTTTATGGTAATCCCTGTGCAGTTCACATTGACCCCATTGAGAAAAAACCATTTTTTCATGTCTTACCCGGGAGCGGTGTGTTTTCTATAGCTACTGCGGGATGTAATCTTGATTGCAAATTCTGCCAGAACTGGGAGATTTCTCAAGCCAAACCAGAAGAGACTTTAAATTATGACCTTCCCCCATCAAAAGTAGTTGCCTTAGCCAAGGAATACAATTGTTCTGCTATTGCTTCTACTTATGTAGAACCAACCATTTTTTATGAATATATGTATGATATTGGCCGAATAACTGCCAAAGAAAATATTTTAAACACCTGTCACTCTAATGGTTATATCAATCCTGAACCCCTTAAAGCACTATGTAAATATTTAGATGCAGCTTGTATTGACCTTAAGGCCTTCAGTGAAAAATTTTATCAACAAGAGACCGAAGGAAACTTAGCACCAGTATTGAATACTTTGAAGATTTTAAAGGAACAAGGTGTTCATATAGAAATTGTTAATCTAGTTATTCCTACTAAAAATGACAATATGAAGATAATCAGAGAGATGGTAGAATGGATAAAAGAGACTTTAGGTTCTTACATCCCTCTTCATTTTAGCCGTTTTTATCCCCGATATAAACTAAAAAATCTCCCTCCCACGCCTGTCCAAACCTTGGAGCAAGCTAGAGATTTGGCCTTAAAAGCAGGATTAAAATATGTTTATATTGGTAATGTCCCTGGACATCCTGGTGAAAATACCTATTGTCCTCACTGCCACAAGCTTATTGTCAGAAGACTGGGTTATTATATTGAAGCCATTTATATCAAAAAAGGACGATGTGGTTATTGTGGCTTCCCTATTTATGGTGTTTGGTCAACAAAAAACAGTAACACAAAGGCTAACAGGTTCAATACTGCCAGCAAAATTAAAGTGGCAGGGATACCCAAAAGAGGTAAAAATACTAGGCTGGTTAAAATGGCTCCCAAGGCTGAACCCAACAAATCAGTGCTGTAA
- a CDS encoding NAD(P)-binding domain-containing protein, whose amino-acid sequence MEKVKLTIVGAGPAGIATAVEAKEAGLNEIVILEKTDHICDTMVRLYHEGKRVDPFFMKVKVKPIGKLSIDTMSREQFLDFMKEVVEKYSLDIRFRHEVNKIKKKNDCFEIHAGKEAIFEAPIVVVAIGIFGRPVKPGYKIPKAISDKVFFGIPAKPLENKKILVVGGGNTAAEAACFLCEKNEVFLSYRRPKFFRLNPINLCAIEDKCKQGSIKLMMNTDIEGLEPQDDQVCVHFKDGQKMYFDAIDYCLGGSSPQAFLRSIGVEVEGKKPKVSEDGETNVKGLFLVGDLVVKKGTIMGAFNSAKRTVDGILKKYGDRYALLT is encoded by the coding sequence ATGGAAAAAGTTAAATTGACAATCGTTGGGGCAGGCCCGGCTGGGATAGCCACTGCGGTTGAGGCCAAAGAAGCAGGTTTAAATGAGATAGTTATTTTAGAAAAAACAGACCATATCTGTGATACTATGGTTCGGCTTTACCATGAAGGTAAAAGAGTGGACCCATTTTTCATGAAGGTCAAAGTGAAACCCATAGGGAAACTTTCTATTGATACCATGTCTAGAGAACAATTTTTAGATTTTATGAAAGAAGTGGTAGAAAAATATAGTTTGGATATTAGATTTAGGCATGAAGTAAATAAAATAAAGAAAAAAAATGATTGTTTTGAAATCCATGCTGGTAAAGAGGCCATTTTTGAGGCCCCTATTGTAGTGGTAGCTATTGGTATTTTCGGGCGACCAGTTAAACCAGGATATAAAATTCCTAAAGCAATTTCTGACAAAGTATTTTTTGGTATACCTGCCAAACCTCTGGAAAACAAAAAAATTTTAGTGGTAGGAGGTGGAAATACTGCTGCGGAGGCAGCTTGTTTTTTATGTGAGAAAAATGAAGTTTTTTTGTCTTATCGGAGACCTAAATTTTTTAGGCTCAATCCAATCAACCTTTGTGCCATAGAAGATAAGTGTAAGCAAGGCAGCATCAAATTGATGATGAATACTGACATTGAAGGCCTTGAGCCCCAAGATGATCAGGTATGTGTTCATTTCAAAGACGGCCAAAAGATGTATTTTGATGCCATAGATTACTGTCTAGGTGGCTCAAGCCCTCAAGCCTTCCTCCGCTCCATAGGAGTTGAAGTAGAAGGGAAAAAACCCAAGGTTTCAGAAGATGGTGAAACCAATGTTAAAGGCCTTTTTTTGGTGGGAGATTTAGTAGTTAAAAAAGGCACTATTATGGGGGCATTTAATTCAGCCAAAAGGACGGTAGATGGGATTCTAAAGAAATATGGAGATAGATATGCTTTACTCACGTAG
- the glmU gene encoding bifunctional UDP-N-acetylglucosamine diphosphorylase/glucosamine-1-phosphate N-acetyltransferase GlmU, protein MLEFVPLVLAAGKGTRMKSAFPKVLHSLLGKPMVIYVLNALRAAKISPKIGVIIGYKAQEVQAAIAAPDIDFILQPQPMGTGHAIMCAQPFWEKAENVLVLNGDLPLIQTEIIIDLINLHQEKKSDVTFITALIKGETQYGVVIRNKAKKVKGIVEVAERKKVYHQCEINAGIYCFKTKFLEEFLPLLKPSVKKGEYYITDLINLGVSYHKNISTKTVDLEQVQGVNNRWELALCARILQHRILEKLMRDGVTIIAPENTYIEPDVDIGSDTVIESGVHLKGQTKIGKNCFIGTGTVIDNSMIADEVIIKPYCVITESQIETKATIGPFAHLRPLSHISSGARIGNFVEVKKSYVGAGSKASHLTYLGDTQVGAEVNIGAGTITCNYDGKRKHKTTIEDRAFIGSNTALVAPVKIGKNALIGAGSVITEDVPADTLAIARGKQVHKPRRKK, encoded by the coding sequence ATGTTAGAGTTTGTCCCCCTGGTATTGGCAGCAGGTAAAGGCACTAGAATGAAATCAGCATTTCCTAAGGTGTTACATTCCCTTTTAGGTAAACCTATGGTCATCTATGTTTTAAATGCCTTAAGGGCAGCCAAGATTTCTCCTAAAATAGGAGTTATCATCGGATACAAGGCCCAAGAAGTCCAGGCAGCGATTGCAGCGCCAGATATAGATTTTATTTTACAACCTCAACCCATGGGCACAGGGCACGCAATAATGTGTGCACAGCCATTTTGGGAAAAGGCAGAAAATGTGTTGGTATTAAACGGAGACTTACCTTTGATTCAAACAGAGATAATTATAGATTTAATAAACTTGCACCAAGAAAAGAAATCAGATGTAACTTTTATCACTGCCCTAATAAAAGGCGAAACCCAATATGGAGTAGTCATTAGAAACAAAGCAAAGAAAGTTAAAGGAATAGTGGAGGTTGCAGAAAGAAAGAAAGTCTACCATCAATGTGAAATTAACGCAGGTATATATTGTTTTAAGACCAAATTTTTAGAAGAATTTTTGCCTTTGTTAAAACCCAGTGTGAAAAAAGGAGAGTATTATATTACTGACCTTATCAATCTGGGCGTTTCCTACCATAAAAACATATCTACTAAAACAGTTGATTTAGAACAGGTTCAGGGAGTAAATAATAGGTGGGAATTGGCTCTGTGTGCAAGGATTCTGCAACATAGGATTTTGGAAAAACTCATGCGGGATGGAGTTACCATTATAGCTCCAGAAAATACCTATATTGAGCCAGATGTAGACATAGGCAGTGATACTGTGATAGAGTCAGGAGTCCACCTTAAGGGGCAAACAAAGATTGGTAAAAATTGTTTTATTGGCACTGGAACGGTAATAGACAATAGTATGATTGCCGATGAGGTAATAATAAAACCCTATTGTGTGATTACCGAAAGTCAGATAGAAACCAAGGCTACTATTGGTCCTTTTGCTCACCTCAGACCATTATCCCATATTAGTTCTGGAGCAAGAATTGGGAATTTTGTAGAGGTTAAAAAGAGTTATGTAGGTGCTGGAAGTAAGGCTTCACACCTCACTTATTTAGGTGATACTCAAGTGGGGGCAGAAGTCAATATTGGAGCAGGGACTATTACTTGCAATTACGATGGCAAAAGGAAACATAAAACTACTATTGAAGATAGGGCCTTTATTGGTAGTAACACCGCTCTGGTAGCTCCAGTAAAGATAGGGAAAAATGCTTTAATTGGGGCAGGCTCCGTAATTACCGAAGATGTTCCAGCGGATACTTTAGCCATTGCCAGAGGTAAACAAGTGCATAAACCCAGAAGAAAGAAATAA
- a CDS encoding flavin reductase family protein: MQELINKTIIHGVYIVTTKSGERKNGMTAAWVSQVSFKPPLIMAAIAPARYTHGLIKSSGYFAVNTLAQDQKELAKHFGFRSGRKVDKFAQIPHTETGHGSPILKDAIAYIECKLTNTFEAGDHTLFIGEVIEGEVLRPDKRPLLFVWEEFF, encoded by the coding sequence ATGCAAGAATTAATTAATAAGACAATTATTCACGGAGTATATATAGTTACTACCAAGTCAGGGGAACGTAAGAATGGAATGACCGCTGCTTGGGTATCACAGGTTTCTTTTAAACCCCCCTTAATTATGGCTGCCATTGCTCCAGCGCGTTATACCCATGGCTTGATCAAGTCTTCTGGTTATTTTGCTGTGAATACACTTGCTCAAGACCAGAAGGAATTGGCTAAACACTTTGGTTTCCGTTCAGGAAGGAAGGTGGATAAATTTGCCCAAATTCCTCATACTGAAACCGGCCATGGTTCTCCTATTTTAAAAGATGCCATAGCTTATATAGAATGTAAGTTAACCAACACCTTTGAGGCAGGTGACCATACTCTATTTATTGGGGAGGTAATTGAAGGTGAGGTTTTAAGACCTGATAAAAGGCCTCTTTTATTTGTTTGGGAGGAATTCTTTTAA
- the glmS gene encoding glutamine--fructose-6-phosphate transaminase (isomerizing), whose amino-acid sequence MCGIVGYIGQRNCSTLLLNALRGLEYRGYDSAGIAIIQNGQIFCHRVQGKLVVLEELLKREPLTGSIGIGHTRWATHGIPSEANAHPHVVDNIALVHNGIIENYSLLKNKLQKKGAKFLSQTDTEVIAHLVAFSLKETNDFVKAVYKAISQLKGSFALAMLCTKEPDKLIGVRCESPLIVGLAENENVLASDVPAILPYTKKVIFLNDGEIAILYKDKVEIRDFQGNQLPFHIKELPWSPVMAEKGGYKHFMQKEIFEQPRAITDTVRGHIDLDRDKLVFEEFPLTKKAFKKIEKIWIVACGTSYHASLVGKYMIEKMALVPVEVDLASEFRYREPLINQKMLLVVISQSGETADTLAALREGKKRGAKTLGICNVLGSTLPRECDYVIYTHAGPEIGVASTKAFTTQLAILYLLSLYFAKLNGKLTEIRTFLEDMLRLPHQIEIILKGAEVVEKLAPQYGNAHNFLYLGRGIYYPIAMEGALKLKEISYIHAEAYAAGEMKHGPIALIDENMPVVALVPKGETYPKMLSNIEEVICRQGKLIALTEKNCKEIGEKANEVIYIPSSNPFLKTILFTIPLQLFAYYMAVFKGTDVDQPRNLAKSVTVE is encoded by the coding sequence ATGTGTGGAATTGTCGGTTATATTGGCCAAAGAAATTGTTCTACTCTTTTATTAAATGCCTTAAGAGGTCTGGAATACAGAGGATATGATTCAGCAGGGATAGCCATTATTCAAAATGGTCAAATATTTTGTCATCGGGTTCAAGGAAAACTGGTTGTTTTAGAAGAATTGTTAAAAAGAGAGCCTTTAACTGGCAGTATTGGCATTGGGCATACCCGCTGGGCCACCCATGGTATCCCCTCTGAGGCAAATGCCCACCCTCATGTAGTAGATAATATTGCCCTAGTCCATAATGGAATTATTGAAAATTACTCTCTCTTAAAAAACAAATTACAAAAAAAGGGGGCAAAATTCCTCTCTCAAACAGACACCGAGGTAATTGCCCATTTAGTGGCCTTTTCTTTAAAAGAAACCAATGATTTTGTTAAGGCAGTGTATAAGGCTATTTCCCAATTAAAAGGAAGTTTTGCTTTAGCTATGTTATGCACAAAGGAGCCAGATAAACTAATTGGAGTTAGATGTGAAAGTCCATTGATTGTTGGATTGGCTGAGAATGAAAATGTTTTGGCTTCTGATGTCCCTGCTATTTTGCCATATACCAAAAAGGTTATTTTTTTAAATGATGGTGAAATAGCTATCTTATATAAGGATAAGGTAGAAATAAGAGATTTTCAAGGAAATCAGCTTCCTTTTCATATCAAAGAACTACCTTGGTCTCCGGTAATGGCCGAGAAGGGTGGGTATAAACATTTCATGCAAAAGGAGATTTTTGAACAACCTAGAGCAATTACAGATACTGTCAGAGGACACATTGATTTGGATAGAGATAAACTGGTATTTGAAGAATTCCCATTGACAAAAAAGGCCTTTAAAAAAATAGAAAAAATATGGATAGTTGCTTGTGGTACTTCCTACCATGCGAGTTTAGTAGGAAAATATATGATAGAAAAAATGGCCTTGGTTCCAGTAGAAGTGGATTTAGCTTCAGAGTTTCGTTATCGTGAGCCACTTATTAATCAAAAAATGCTGTTGGTAGTGATTTCTCAATCAGGTGAAACCGCAGATACATTAGCTGCTCTGAGGGAAGGTAAAAAAAGAGGAGCCAAGACTTTAGGTATTTGTAATGTCTTGGGCTCCACTTTGCCTAGGGAATGCGATTATGTGATTTATACTCATGCTGGGCCAGAAATTGGTGTGGCTTCAACTAAGGCATTTACCACCCAGTTAGCTATACTTTATCTGCTTAGTTTGTATTTTGCTAAACTCAATGGAAAGTTGACCGAAATCAGAACATTTTTAGAAGACATGCTTAGGCTTCCACATCAAATAGAAATTATTTTAAAGGGAGCAGAGGTTGTTGAAAAATTAGCCCCCCAATATGGTAATGCCCATAATTTTTTATACCTGGGTCGAGGAATTTATTACCCTATTGCTATGGAAGGGGCATTAAAATTGAAAGAAATTTCTTACATTCATGCTGAAGCTTATGCAGCCGGAGAAATGAAGCATGGCCCTATTGCTCTAATAGACGAAAATATGCCAGTAGTAGCCTTAGTGCCAAAGGGAGAAACCTATCCTAAAATGCTTAGCAACATAGAAGAAGTGATTTGTCGCCAAGGGAAACTCATTGCCTTGACAGAAAAGAATTGTAAAGAGATAGGAGAAAAGGCAAATGAAGTAATTTATATCCCCAGTTCAAACCCATTTTTAAAAACCATTTTGTTTACTATCCCTCTTCAACTCTTTGCTTATTATATGGCTGTATTTAAGGGAACAGATGTTGACCAACCCAGAAACCTAGCCAAAAGCGTGACCGTAGAGTAA
- a CDS encoding HD-GYP domain-containing protein — protein sequence MAHQTILIVDDEDYICQLLEEHLKDEYIIIKASNGQEAFEKMQLVLPDLIILDINMPVMDGITFLQKFSTMPQKNRVPVAVLTAYSERKTRLKALSLGCQDFLNKPIDLVELQLRVRNILELKTYRDELEKLVEKRTQALHKAYEELKLTQLEIVRRLGKAAEFRDDETGDHIMRTSKYVYIIAKKLGLSAKQCELLSHASPMHDIGKIGIPDSILLKPGKLTPEEFEIIKLHTLIGAEILAGTDLPLLKLASEIALTHHERWDGTGYPSGLKGEEIPLSGRIMALADTFDSLINPRIYKKEWELERAKTHIKNERGKHFDPKVVDAFFAGLDEIIAVRDQWKGEEQPKLMELMEKVKKLKRQSAL from the coding sequence ATGGCACATCAAACAATTCTTATAGTTGATGATGAGGATTATATTTGTCAACTTTTGGAAGAGCACCTGAAAGATGAATATATTATCATTAAGGCTAGTAATGGGCAGGAGGCCTTTGAAAAAATGCAACTCGTCCTTCCTGACCTAATTATCTTGGATATTAACATGCCTGTAATGGATGGAATTACCTTTTTACAGAAGTTTTCCACAATGCCTCAAAAAAATCGTGTTCCTGTTGCTGTCTTGACTGCCTATTCTGAAAGAAAAACTCGGTTAAAGGCCCTTTCTTTAGGCTGTCAAGACTTCCTCAATAAACCTATAGACCTTGTTGAGTTACAATTACGAGTGAGAAATATTTTGGAATTAAAAACTTACAGAGATGAACTAGAAAAGTTAGTAGAAAAGAGAACACAAGCCTTACATAAAGCCTATGAAGAACTTAAGCTCACTCAATTAGAAATTGTGAGGAGATTAGGTAAGGCAGCAGAATTTAGGGATGATGAGACAGGCGACCATATTATGAGAACCAGTAAGTATGTCTATATTATAGCTAAAAAATTGGGACTTTCTGCCAAGCAGTGTGAACTTCTATCCCATGCATCACCAATGCACGATATTGGTAAGATTGGAATTCCTGATAGCATCTTGCTCAAACCAGGCAAGCTTACTCCAGAGGAATTTGAGATTATAAAACTTCATACTCTTATTGGTGCTGAAATCTTGGCTGGAACAGATTTACCTTTATTGAAGTTAGCTAGTGAGATTGCCCTCACACATCATGAAAGATGGGATGGTACCGGCTATCCTTCAGGTCTAAAAGGAGAAGAAATCCCACTTTCAGGCAGGATTATGGCCTTAGCAGATACCTTTGATTCTTTAATTAACCCTAGAATATACAAAAAAGAATGGGAGTTAGAAAGGGCCAAAACCCATATAAAAAACGAAAGGGGAAAACACTTTGACCCTAAAGTGGTAGATGCCTTTTTTGCTGGGCTAGATGAAATTATTGCTGTTAGAGACCAGTGGAAAGGAGAAGAACAACCCAAACTTATGGAGCTGATGGAAAAGGTAAAGAAGCTCAAGCGACAAAGCGCCCTTTGA
- a CDS encoding KdsC family phosphatase, translating into MDHKTLLKRLTHIKVLLTDVDGVWTDGSLIYGKGGEEIKSFHVHDGLGIKMLLEKGIDIIVVSARYSEAVQKRCLELGVKNIYQGIQNKTEILDKLMRKYTPEEIAYVGDDLPDLAIFPKVGVAFAVSNAVKAVKEKADYVTVIPGGKGALREIADLILSVR; encoded by the coding sequence ATGGATCATAAAACTCTATTAAAACGTTTAACACATATTAAAGTGCTTTTAACTGATGTAGATGGGGTATGGACAGATGGTAGCTTAATTTATGGGAAAGGAGGCGAAGAAATAAAAAGCTTTCATGTTCATGATGGATTGGGGATAAAAATGCTTTTAGAAAAAGGTATAGACATAATAGTGGTTTCTGCTCGGTATTCAGAAGCCGTTCAGAAAAGGTGTTTGGAATTGGGAGTTAAAAACATATATCAGGGAATTCAAAATAAAACAGAAATCTTGGATAAATTGATGAGAAAATATACCCCTGAAGAAATTGCTTATGTGGGAGATGATTTGCCTGATTTGGCTATTTTCCCTAAGGTAGGGGTGGCATTTGCAGTGTCCAATGCAGTAAAGGCGGTGAAAGAAAAAGCCGATTATGTCACAGTTATACCAGGAGGGAAAGGGGCTTTACGAGAAATTGCTGATTTAATCTTAAGTGTGCGGTAA